In Leptospira levettii, the genomic window TGTAATACAAACTCGCAGTGATCACATCACCACGGGCCATACCAATATTTTGTTTTTCTCGCAAATACAGTGGATTACTCGTGACTGCAAAATTTTCCAATTCGTCTAAATTCCATTTTTCTTTGGAATCCTGCGCTCTTGAATCTTCGCCCAAATAAAACAACTCATCCTTTGAATGTAATTCATATACAGCTTTTTCCTTTGAAAAAACTGCACTTGCCATGAATCCCAAAAAAGGAATGAGTAGATATCTAATTAATTGCTTCATACAGTTACAAATTTTTTGATATAATCCTCTATACCAAATTGAATGACCTTGATCGCTTCAGCCCGATCATACACTTCTGTTATTTCGACTGTTCCCGTGGATGGAGAGTTCGGATCTAATTTATAAGTGAGAAAATAGTGATGGAGTTTGTTAATGAGTGCTTTTGGTACTTCTGAAATGTCTTTGATTTGACCAAATACTTCATCTCCTTTGAGTACAGCGACAATTTTGTCATCTGCTTCCCCTTTATCAATCATACGTAATCCACCAATCGGAATCACAGTCAGAATCATGTTACCATGAGTGATTGGATTCACACTCAATACACAAATATCAATTGGATCTCCATCACCCACAATATCAGGTCTTCCCACTACATCAGAACAATGTTTGCCAGAAGCTTCACCGGAAAATGTACGAGGGATAAAGCCATATAAAGTAGGAGAACGGTTGCTATACTTTTGTGGTCGGTCTACACGAATAAAACCAGAAGCTTTATCAATTT contains:
- a CDS encoding inorganic pyrophosphatase; translated protein: MKPNYYVAHPWHGLELGPKAPDELDVFIELTPQDTVKYEIDKASGFIRVDRPQKYSNRSPTLYGFIPRTFSGEASGKHCSDVVGRPDIVGDGDPIDICVLSVNPITHGNMILTVIPIGGLRMIDKGEADDKIVAVLKGDEVFGQIKDISEVPKALINKLHHYFLTYKLDPNSPSTGTVEITEVYDRAEAIKVIQFGIEDYIKKFVTV